The following proteins come from a genomic window of Gimesia chilikensis:
- a CDS encoding DUF167 domain-containing protein translates to MTASLNLESDGSAVLLPVRAQPKASRNQIEGVHDGRLKVSVTQAPEKGKANKALLKVLQNGLQLKRSQIELIKGDTAGLKVFRVSDLTPAELQHRINTALGISD, encoded by the coding sequence GTGACAGCATCCCTGAACCTGGAATCTGACGGCTCTGCAGTACTGCTGCCGGTACGGGCGCAACCGAAAGCCAGCCGGAATCAAATCGAAGGCGTACACGACGGTCGACTTAAAGTCAGCGTCACCCAGGCCCCGGAAAAAGGAAAAGCGAATAAAGCTCTGCTTAAAGTGCTACAGAATGGACTCCAACTGAAACGATCTCAGATTGAGCTCATCAAAGGAGACACTGCCGGGTTGAAGGTCTTTCGTGTCTCTGACCTGACTCCCGCAGAGCTCCAGCACAGAATTAATACCGCTTTGGGAATCTCCGACTGA
- a CDS encoding PQQ-binding-like beta-propeller repeat protein, with product MSFSMPIRLFLGALLVGGLTLSAHALEPTKLSDSWEQWRGPNRQNHSSDTGLLQDWNATPPKLIWTATGLGKGYAGVSIKDNRLFTTGNLPEGQAVIAVNIDDGKILWKTNLLELNPEHGYPGARCTPAIDGDRLYAITSNGAISCLSVADGEIIWTKNFEDEWDGKMMSKWGFSESPLVDGDWVLCTPGGKDAMMVALDKTTGREIWRTSVSDLGQKGKDGAGYSSIVISNAGGVKQYVQLTGRGVIGVRASDGKLLWNYNPVANGVANIPTPIVSGDYVFCSTGYGTGSALLKLSKEGDGIKAEEVYFLDPKTMQNHHGGMVLYKDHIYCGHGHNNGFPLCLDLKTGKVAWGGKIRGEGSGSAAVVFADGNLIYRYQSGEVALIEANPKEYILKGSFKADQVLGKAWAHPVVCGGKLYLRDQDVLMCYDLRKQN from the coding sequence ATGAGCTTCTCGATGCCCATTCGTCTGTTCCTGGGAGCTTTACTCGTTGGCGGACTGACCCTGTCTGCCCATGCTCTGGAACCGACCAAACTCTCTGACTCCTGGGAGCAATGGCGCGGTCCGAACCGCCAGAACCATTCTTCGGACACCGGTCTGCTGCAGGACTGGAATGCCACGCCCCCCAAACTCATCTGGACAGCGACAGGTCTGGGAAAAGGGTATGCCGGCGTTTCCATCAAAGACAACCGCCTGTTTACTACAGGAAATCTGCCCGAAGGTCAGGCCGTCATCGCCGTTAATATTGATGATGGTAAAATCCTCTGGAAAACCAATCTGCTTGAGTTGAATCCAGAACACGGTTATCCGGGAGCCCGTTGTACTCCTGCCATCGATGGCGACCGGCTGTATGCCATCACCTCCAATGGAGCCATTTCCTGCCTGAGCGTCGCTGACGGCGAAATCATCTGGACGAAAAACTTCGAGGACGAATGGGATGGCAAGATGATGTCTAAATGGGGGTTCTCTGAATCCCCCCTGGTCGACGGAGACTGGGTCCTCTGCACACCGGGCGGAAAAGACGCCATGATGGTCGCCCTGGACAAAACCACGGGACGGGAAATCTGGCGAACTTCTGTTTCTGATCTGGGCCAAAAAGGAAAAGATGGAGCCGGCTACTCTTCCATCGTGATCTCCAACGCCGGTGGCGTCAAACAGTATGTGCAGCTCACCGGTCGCGGTGTGATTGGCGTACGTGCCAGCGACGGCAAACTGCTCTGGAACTATAATCCGGTAGCCAATGGTGTCGCTAACATTCCGACCCCCATCGTTTCCGGCGATTATGTATTCTGCTCCACCGGTTATGGTACAGGCAGTGCTCTGCTCAAGCTCTCCAAAGAGGGAGATGGTATCAAAGCGGAAGAAGTTTACTTTCTGGATCCCAAGACTATGCAGAATCACCATGGTGGTATGGTCCTCTACAAGGACCATATTTATTGTGGCCACGGTCACAACAATGGCTTCCCTCTCTGCCTCGACCTGAAAACCGGCAAAGTTGCCTGGGGTGGCAAAATCCGGGGTGAAGGTTCCGGATCCGCTGCAGTGGTCTTCGCTGATGGCAATTTGATCTATCGCTACCAGAGTGGTGAAGTCGCCCTAATTGAAGCCAATCCCAAAGAATATATTCTCAAAGGGAGCTTCAAGGCGGATCAGGTGCTGGGCAAAGCCTGGGCACACCCGGTCGTCTGTGGCGGCAAACTCTATCTGCGGGATCAGGATGTGCTGATGTGCTACGACCTGAGAAAACAGAACTGA